AAGTATGAAAAcgctgggcgttacagtctcccatcctttaggaaatttagtcccgaaatttattcaaaaGGAAGACTTGAAAGCGTTTTTGGTAAAAGGTGAAAATTGAGACTTGGAAGTtttgaaatgtttgaaaagtgtGAGATTTTGGAGAACAGCAAAATAGGTTTTGTAAAAGAATTTGTTTGGCTAAAATGGTTTTGAGGCATAAGCATGAGTGAACGTGTATAGgtaaaacgattttaaataactaAATTTGGAGTTGTTTTGTAAGTGTATCATATTTACGCAGGAGGTCTTTATAAAACGGTTTGTAATAGACAAAGTGAGGTAGTTTGCATAGAGAGTTTTAAGGATAGCATAAAATCATAcatttgtaaaaattgtttattgagaggaacgagaAGGTTGGTATATTAAATAAAGTGTCAACGGTATACAAGTTACGTTTGCACAAGAATAAAGAATAGAAGGATAGTTTTAAAGGCAAGGAGGTAAGTTAGGATTCAAAAGTTTAAACAGGCTTGATTGGGAACGGGGTTCGTAATAACGaaaaggataatggagaataatatGAGTATAGAAGTGAACGACTGACTCTTGAAgaatgcaagtataagaatggcataagtattggatatatgaaagtagcatgttaagAATGAAGtatcgtcgtggataatcggatataatgcgtttgtgagttgtctaaagtttgtattaggtccaagggtctgcaaaacactgaatttctcatggcatgTTCTACGGAAGTtcggtaacatggtgaaaacacttatatataggaagtaccaccggcgtatccaccatgttttgaccatattatgTCTGTTTCGTATCCGGTGTCACGTTACGTTCCGTGTCCTACCATATACaacagcacactctatggttctcatgcgcttatcactataatcccgtgtgcacccgcgattataccgaTTGTCGCATGAtctgcatagcttgtactagtcgTATATGAATTAAGGTATTTGAAAATATGAATGAGTACGTATAAGAatgtatataagcaagtccatgcttaagtatgtatgggacccacgcaagTGAATCACTCGGATTCCACTtgcgtacgggtacgaatgtatgaatcatgagtatgaaggaaagtatgagcataaatataagtttaagtatgaatatacaCGTAAGTATGAGTATAAGCATAGAACGTATGAGTAGTATTAGTATAGGTATAGACATAAAATGTATCGTTATGAGTATGAGTGTAGGTACGATTAATAAGGATTACATATATAGTATGTGCTGGAACATAACGGATTTAAGCGTATAAAAGCGTTCAAAAGGTTGAGCGATTAAATACGAACAATATAAATGAaattatcgcgagatatcgactaaaacatgtacgatgatatgcatgtatagttgtttaagcgaaacgttgagtttatcgaatcaaaaatagattgagttggattgggaaggtagaatatagtttgtaaatgtaaacgaacataaagtactcattggttatgcataacgtattttgtaacgaatgaaatgctacttttgttttaaaaagagTTTACGTATGTTGaagattgtcggtccccatgaagtcttctaacccacgtgttttgaaatttgaatgatgaattaaGCGGTGTAGAAAAAAAGGTTTTCGAAAATAACGGGTTGTTCCGTTTgcatcaaaacaagaaattttgaattttgaagattcttgtgaaaacgtcgatccttagaaaagaattttagcaaaaggacttagtgatatatattttttttaatttaaacatatgatttgttgatgttgaaaagcgTCCTTGGTAAAATGATCGTATAATATCTATAAGACCTTATAAGTATATGAGAAAGTTGGTTTGGATTCCGATTGGGAATGAAAGTCTTTAGTGTGGTGATATAACGTGAGGGTGTGTTTGAGTGagtaagtcgaatatgaagttcatgggcaagagattcattggaccgattaaattgataggtagcatctcgtaaagttttgaaatttgggtaataaaacgttttaagacatgattaagaatcacgtgtatatgagttgagtgaaaatagattgtagaattaattaatttaattgattaaatacAATAGGATGGATAAATAACCATATTTATGTACGAATTTAAATTAGATTAAAATAATCTTTAAAAGATTATTTATTTCACGAAGCTTCCGAATCTCATTATTTTAAAAGTTTTAACTGGTTTAACGAGTATCAAGTGTTGAtaaataaagaatcaagaatcgtTGAAAAATATTTCGTTCAAACGAGAATTTCGTTGTGTTTTAAGTCTCAGATTCTACAAAGATTACATCGAAATGATGATTACAAGAACACAAaaatttccaaagatagaatttcaagAAAGGGTTTCAAAATATAGAAAGTATGAAAACGCTGGGCGTTACACACACCACAACTGTCAATCCAAGAGGAGTTGTGGTCGGATTCCTTGAAGCCGGCGACGAGTAGGGTTTGTTTAAGGTTCGGCAAGAAAGAGTCGTTTCGACGGTCATCTACGGCGGACCCTGTCAGATCTGACAGTGGTCAAACCCCATTATTATTCATCTTTCTCTATCTTCCTGGTTGGATGGAGGCAAAAACATTCCTCTTTCTCAAAATCCCCAATTtccaaaaccctaaccctaattccCTCACACAAATCTTACATTCCCAATCTTCATAAATCATGTTCACCTGGAACTTTGCTGAATCGACATAGGCCATCTTCTCCAATTGGTCGTTAGAAAGATTTTCAAGTTCTTATTGAAGAAAATTAGGGCAACTTTGTATTGGCGATATCAATCTTGATGTTCAATTTAGTAACGGCACAATTCAGCTATCTGATGTTGCACTCTTTGTTGATTTAATTAATCAGAAGGTCTGTTTTTTGCGTTTTTTTGTGGTGGTGTGGGGTGGTGCGGTGGTGCTGTGGAGGTGGTGCAGGGGTGGTGCGATGATggtggtgttggtgttggtgtgaGGGTGGAGTCTTGGCAGGTGGTGGGGGGTTctgtcttttgtgtttttttgtgGTGGTGTGGGGTGGTGCTGTGGAGGTGGTGCAGGGGTGGTGCGATTATggtggtgttggtgttggtgtgaGGGTGGAGTCTTGGcaggtggtgggaggtggtgctagagagagtagagagagagagagtgtgtgtgtgtgtgtgtgtgttttagagAGTGTCTACATGTATAGTTCATTTTTGTTTtagttattataatattataatgGTTATCAAAATAAATATGTAAAAAGACTAGTTTGTTCTTCATTTAAGAGTTAAAATTAACGAAGGTAGGGTTAAAAATTAAGATTTTTAAAAATTAAGTATGAAACTTTTCAATTTTAATGAAAAAAATTTGGTTTTATACTTGCAATTCACTCCGGTTATTATTTTGTGATCTTTAGCCCTAATATACTACTACTCTTTTTGAagcctaagagcattcacatcctaaccatcaaattatgtgaggaggggtttttatattataaagggtataaaaagtggttgtgagtagaggagagagaaaatgttactgttcatctgtatatttggggggacactgttcacctgttataattttttaatatattttaaaagtggttgtgagtgaaagttagagaaaaatgtaatgataatattatttaattgaaaggagagagaaaaagtatttgtttttagtggaaatatattgatatagaagttgttttttagtggaatgtatgtataatttgatggattggatgtgaatgctctaaagcaatattttgttttttttaaaacgGTTGATCTTATCATATCCGTTTGGTGCGAAAACCAAGGCGGGGTCTCCCATTATTTAAACCAATAGAAGAATTTGGGAAAAGGAAGAGCAGGTGATTGATTGGAGTTGTTGCTTGATGGGTCGCCATGATGAGGAAAGATTGCTTTTAGAAGGTAAACTTGTACAGGTAATATCAATTTCAATTAGGGTTTGAACGATTTAACTCAATTGGATCAGGAAAATGAATCGATTAAATGATGAATTGTTTACTCTTTCCATTTGAATGTTGCTGAATGGTTTTGTTGTTATTTCCACTGTGTTCGTGAATTGAATCAGACAGAAAgaggctttttttttttaaataaacaacagTTTTCTTTATGATTAGTAGTAGTAGTAGGTAGGATATGGGTGGATGGATTATAACACATAAAACGTGGAGAGGAACCGTGGAAGCGTTTTAATCTTCTTCGTAGCGCGCAGGCAGGCAGGGCAGTGGTTTCATATTTACATCGAtgatccttttttttttttttgggaaaataaATGCTTTGTGCGCCAGTTGTAGTAATTATTATCAAGTATACAAGTATGAACCCACTGATGTTTCAagaagtgatgaagcaaaaacaTGATTTGTGTGTGTAGACTGAGGACAGCCTGTACACCGGAGATGGTTCGGTGGATGTTAAGGGAAGGCGTGTTTTAAAAAGCAATACTGGAAACTGGAGAGCATGCCCCTTTATCCTTGGTGAGCCTATTTTTCGTTCATTAATTCATTCATTCATCATTTGATGGATGCTGCATTATTAACTTTCTTTGTTTGAGTTGAGACGACAGGGAACGAGTGTTGTGAGAGACTTGCTTATTATGGAATATCCACTAACCTTGTCAGTTACCTGACCAAAAAGTTGCATCAAGGAAACGCTACGGCTGCCAGAAATGTAACCACATGGCAGGGCACTTGCTACCTCACTCCCCTTATCGGTGCTGTTTTGGCAGATGCCTACTTTGGAAGATATTGGACCATTGCTGTCTTCTCCATTATATACTTCATTGTAACCACTTTCCTATTCCTATTcctattattaattattaataattaattaaattaattaatcatCATCATTCCTTTGATTTCTAACTCCTCTGCTGCTGCTGCTTGCGTTTTCAAAGGGAATGTGCACATTGACTCTATCTGCATCTCTTCCGTCTTTGAAGCCTGATGAGTCATTTTTCTTCACGGGGCTATATCTTATTGCACTTGGAACTGGGGGGATCAAACCGTGTGTTTCCTCTTTTGGGGCTGATCAATTTGATGACACGGATCCCAAGGAGAGGGTTTCAAAGGGATCCTTCTTCAATTGGTTTTATTTCTCCATCAATATCGGTGCATTGATTTCAAGCTCCTTAATAGTTTGGATTCAAGACAATAAGGGGTGGGGCCTCGGGTTTGGAATCCCTGCCTTATTCATGGGTGTCGCTATTATTAGCTTCTTTCTTGGAACTCCTCTTTATAGGTTTCAGAAACCAGGTGGGAGCCCTATTACCCGAATGTGTCAGGTTTTGGTTGCATCATTCCGTAAGTGGAATCTGCCACTTCCCATCGATGCCTCCCTTCTATACGAAACTCCTGACAAACTCTCTGCGATCAAGGGAAGCCGCAAACTCCTTCATACTGATGAACTCAAGTAATTAATTCGTTTTCCAACTTGAGCAGCAATCAGTTTATTATAAATAGAACAAAAATTAATATTGTGGATTGTGTGTTGCAGGTTCCTGGATAAGGCTGCTGTGCCCTCACCTACTGAAAACAGCAGCGGGGACCGTTGGAGGCTATGCACGGTGACACAAGTAGAAGAACTCAAGATCTTGATCCGAATGTTTCCAATCTGGGCAACAGGGATTGTTTTTTCAGCCGTTTATGCCCAAATGTCAACCATGTTTGTAGAACAAGGGATGATGATGGACACAACAATCGGGTCGTTCACCATTCCCGCTGCTTCTCTGTCATCTTTTGATGTCATCAGTGTCATCTTTTGGGTACCTGTTTATGACCGCATCCTTGTTCCCATCGCAAGAAAATTCACAAATCAAGGAAGAGGCTTCACCGAACTTCAACGAATGGGCATCGGCCTCTTTCTATCCATTCTTTGCATGTCGGCTGCAGCT
The sequence above is drawn from the Helianthus annuus cultivar XRQ/B chromosome 12, HanXRQr2.0-SUNRISE, whole genome shotgun sequence genome and encodes:
- the LOC110895875 gene encoding protein NRT1/ PTR FAMILY 8.3; this encodes MGRHDEERLLLEGKLVQTEDSLYTGDGSVDVKGRRVLKSNTGNWRACPFILGNECCERLAYYGISTNLVSYLTKKLHQGNATAARNVTTWQGTCYLTPLIGAVLADAYFGRYWTIAVFSIIYFIGMCTLTLSASLPSLKPDESFFFTGLYLIALGTGGIKPCVSSFGADQFDDTDPKERVSKGSFFNWFYFSINIGALISSSLIVWIQDNKGWGLGFGIPALFMGVAIISFFLGTPLYRFQKPGGSPITRMCQVLVASFRKWNLPLPIDASLLYETPDKLSAIKGSRKLLHTDELKFLDKAAVPSPTENSSGDRWRLCTVTQVEELKILIRMFPIWATGIVFSAVYAQMSTMFVEQGMMMDTTIGSFTIPAASLSSFDVISVIFWVPVYDRILVPIARKFTNQGRGFTELQRMGIGLFLSILCMSAAALVEIKRLDIAASLGYDNTPVPLSIFWQIPQYFLLGAAEVFTFVGQLEFFYDQSPDAMRSLCSALSLLTNSLGNYLSSFILTVVTSITTSGGQPGWIPDNLNEGHLDRFFWLLAGLSFLNMVIYIFCAKLYKSKAPS